From a single Centropristis striata isolate RG_2023a ecotype Rhode Island chromosome 14, C.striata_1.0, whole genome shotgun sequence genomic region:
- the LOC131984705 gene encoding uncharacterized protein LOC131984705 produces MKVISAAVLSALFCTVVSASSKVKEEHRTAFFGEDIHIDVPPGDLGEVVFKPRTNHSSEVVLLRAGKVVNPKGHLNSLGHLVMEDVQEEDEGMFIIKNTNNTSATKHLILIVRDCAVEQVVKYGETYNIHLNHVEGPIALEFRSSLVQANHTEIHHATEAPPVLLYNQTVLAEEYVGRLRVSEKRVTLHSVRMTDEGSFTVLDREGKIRKRNCLNVREHQNFIQLSHGGNLKMKLYLHHSSVNIAYRSKSDKQDRVILDQGVLVTPLDSSLEGRLTVDGSELILKKAQESDSGIFKVTDLAGFPVAHVYIEVEAYKLPAVTVAILSMLGIIAFLVLLCLLSCIYRVHKRNEKNKKLLLLAQQSGKGDGEAFRQVVHDAYTRFTEESLMQSICEKPTESTEVTIKGLEVSKPGRYHTLSSDNFLEMSDSGVEFTNSGLPLDSDTDAGTTYASHKPLLNAVSPTAVTEEVHSDSQEATMAPHGDLSASRTPDTAMSASPASNPRSFAAGTPDGSLHSAASPGVASRGTAGSDSAKTEGGADSEESGQKEETAQST; encoded by the exons ATGAAAGTAATCAGCGCTGCAGTGCTTAGCGCCCTATTCTGCACCG TCGTGTCAGCATCTTCAAAAG TCAAAGAGGAGCACAGGACTGCCTTCTTTGGAGAGGACATTCACATCGATGTCCCGCCTGGAGACCTTGGTGAGGTTGTGTTCAAACCCAGGACCAATCACTCCTCTGAGGTGGTTCTGCTGAGAGCAGGCAAGGTGGTGAATCCAAAGGGTCATCTCAACTCTCTGGGTCACTTGGTGATGGAGGACgtgcaggaggaggacgaggggaTGTTCATCATCAAGAACACCAACAACACCAGCGCAACCAAACACCTCATCCTCATCGTCAGGG ATTGTGCTGTGGAGCAAGTGGTGAAGTACGGAGAAACTTACAACATCCATCTCAACCACGTGGAAGGCCCCATCGCCCTGGAGTTCAG GTCCAGTCTTGTCCAGGCCAATCACACTGAGATACATCATGCAACAGAGGCTCCACCTGTGTTGCTGTACAACCAGACGGTACTGGCAGAAGAATATGTGGGGCGTCTCAGAGTGTCGGAAAAACGGGTGACGCTGCACTCAGTCAGGATGACGGACGAGGGGAGCTTTACAGTGCTGGACCGGGAGGGCAAAATCAGGAAGAGGAACTGTCTGAATGTCAGAG AGCACCAGAACTTCATACAGCTCAGCCATGGAGGCAACCTGAAGATGAAACTCTACCTGCACCATTCCAGTGTTAACATTGCCTATAGGTCCAAATCAGACAAACAGGACAGAGTCATCCTGGACCAGGGGGTTCTGGTGACACCGCTGGACTCTTCGCTGGAGGGCAGGCTGACTGTGGACGGATCAGAGCTCATTCTGAAGAAGGCCCAAGAGTCCGACTCGGGCATCTTCAAAGTGACGGACCTGGCTGGGTTTCCTGTGGCTCATGTCTACATAGAGGTAGAAG CCTATAAGCTGCCTGCCGTGACTGTAGCCATCCTCTCCATGCTGGGCATTATCGCATTCTTGGTGCTGTTGTGTCTGCTGTCCTGCATCTACAGAGTGCACAAGAGGAACGAGAAGAACAAGAAGCTGTTGCTCCTTGCTCAGCAGTCCGGCAAGGGAGACGGAGAGGCGTTCAGACAG GTGGTCCATGACGCTTACACCAGGTTCACTGAGGAATCTCTGATGCAGTCCATATGTGAGAAGCCCACAGAGAGCACAGAGGTCACCATAAAG GGCCTCGAGGTGTCCAAACCGGGCCGCTACCATACTCTCTCCTCTGACAATTTCCTGGAGATGAGCGACTCTGGAGTGGAGTTTACTAACTCTGGCCTCCCCCTGGACAGCGACACTGACGCTGGAACGACCTACGCCTCCCACAAACCCCTCCTGAATGCCGTCTCTCCCACAGCCGTGACCGAAGAGGTTCACTCCGACAGCCAGGAGGCCACCATGGCTCCCCATGGTGACCTCAGTGCCAGCCGGACCCCTGACACCGCCATGAGTGCCAGCCCTGCCTCCAATCCTCGCTCATTTGCTGCAGGCACCCCCGATGGCAGCCTGCACAGTGCTGCATCACCGGGAGTGGCCTCCAGGGGCACTGCTGGGTCTGATTCAGCCAAGACAGAAGGAGGGGCTGACAGTGAAGAATCCGGGCAAAAGGAGGAAACAGCTCAGAGCACCTGA
- the tcf19l gene encoding transcription factor 19 yields MLSGVQPCFQLLRIGSSAGESARDLFTFRPALSHSVFRLGRAAELCDVTLDSTSVSRIHAELHAERELGEDDAAPQEEGWRVHIKDRSSHGTWVNEVRLQPGVQWELSDGDTLVFGGQTAPGRPEFYFLFQKVKVRPLDFDAITIPKAGTFSSDLQNRIRTNLDRKVAANLDLSKLSINRATVILNSIGSLSKMKGSAWTFKRSHSHEGTVSDPGSSSSPPLAVGLSALLPPSTPPSFSSAASVPSTKSLQPTSRSRRKSAHTVLLEDDSSDEPRSRGAPAGVVEDGQRSRGKKRRRLYKSESESFSSPAPLPLQPKSHNDIRRPLEAKPFPVGIRTIGSFHGAMTNSRLNHHLLQASFNNPAVHKQEVQTMHRVQTVMHGNIAAFRQQKAAHGSLTAQRGRRRAHSSPVFSPLVVGGENYSLASPSVRIRTEERGRVQFNRFHHPTSKRRGRPRKHPLPPRPSLPSPSSSSSSSTSSASSSSGSSSSSSEDDDEEEEEEEVTGGAVEPCAAPRCRLPQQDTVQWIQCDVCDAWYHIDCLHVDRKKLLKDPNADFHCGCR; encoded by the exons ATGCTGTCTGGGGTGCAGCCATGTTTCCAGTTACTTCGGATCGGTTCGTCTGCCGGCGAGTCGGCACGAGACCTGTTCACGTTCAGGCCGGCGCTGAGCCACTCGGTGTTCCGGCTGGGTCGGGCGGCGGAGCTTTGTGATGTCACGCTGGACTCGACGTCGGTGTCACGAATCCACGCAGAGCTGCACGCAGAGAGGGAGTTAGGGGAAGATGATGCAGCGCCACAGGAGGAGGGCTGGAGGGTCCACATCAAGGACAGGAGCAGCCATG GCACCTGGGTCAATGAGGTCCGCCTCCAGCCCGGCGTCCAGTGGGAGCTCTCAGACGGCGACACGCTGGTCTTCGGTGGCCAGACGGCTCCAGGACGCCCCGAGTTCTACTTCCTCTTCCAGAAGGTCAAAGTCCGCCCGCTAGACTTTGATGCCATCACGATTCCAAAG GCGGGCACTTTCTCCTCCGACCTACAGAACCGGATCAGAACCAACCTGGACCGCAAGGTGGCCGCCAACCTGGACCTGTCCAAGCTGTCCATCAACCGGGCCACCGTCATCCTCAACTCCATCGGCAGCCTGAGCAAGATGAAGGGCAGCGCCTGGACCTTTAAGAGGAGCCACAGCCACGAGGGGACCGTCTCGGACCccggctcctcctcctcgcctcccCTGGCAGTGGGCTTATCCGCTCTGCTCCCGCCCTCCACACCTCCATCCTTCTCCTCTGCGGCTTCCGTGCCTTCGACAAAGTCTCTCCAGCCGACCTCGAGGAGCAGGAGAAAGTCGGCTCACACGGTGCTCCTCGAGGACGACAGCTCAGACGAGCCCAGGAGTCGAGGAG CTCCAGCAGGAGTTGTGGAGGACGGGCAGAGATCGAGGGGGAAGAAAAGGCGGCGGCTCTATAAGTCTGAGTCGGAGAGTTTCAGCTCTCCCGCTCCTCTGCCACTGCAGCCCAAGAGCCACAACGACATCCGGCGGCCGCTGGAGGCCAAACCCTTCCCCGTTGGCATCAGGACCATCGGCAGCTTCCACGGCGCCATGACGAACAGCAGACTcaaccaccacctcctccaggcgTCCTTCAACAACCCTGCAGTTCACAAGCAGGAAGTGCAGACGATGCACCGCGTCCAGACGGTGATGCATGGCAACATTGCGGCTTTCCGCCAACAGAAAGCTGCACACGGTTCTCTGACGGCGCAGAGAGGCAGGCGGAGGGCCCACAGCTCGCCGGTTTTCTCCCCTCTGGTGGTCGGAGGGGAGAACTACAGCCTGGCTTCACCTTCAGTGAGGATCCGCACGGAGGAGAGAGGCCGGGTGCAGTTCAACAGGTTTCACCATCCAACAAG TAAGCGACGAGGCCGCCCCAGGAAACACCCGCTCCCTCCGCGGCCCTCCCTgccctctccatcctcctcctcttcctcctccacctcctccgcctcctcttcctccggctcctcctcttcctcctctgaggACGATgacgaagaggaggaagaagaggaggtgaCGGGCGGGGCGGTGGAGCCGTGCGCGGCGCCGCGGTGCCGGCTGCCCCAGCAGGACACGGTGCAGTGGATCCAGTGTGACGTGTGTGACGCCTGGTACCACATAGACTGTCTGCACGTCGACCGCAAGAAGCTCCTCAAGGACCCCAACGCCGACTTCCACTGCGGATGTcgctga